One Helicoverpa armigera isolate CAAS_96S chromosome 12, ASM3070526v1, whole genome shotgun sequence DNA window includes the following coding sequences:
- the LOC110374540 gene encoding large ribosomal subunit protein bL32m, whose translation MIPRLTHVMQLVKNVERNLFHMFGYPPKELALAYVHEKKPITYPKKFSIKDIVGDGLLLAVPKFRRTIEKKLKRKFGSPEYVWKMLVPKNNIKVCQNCGHHHEKGRLCEHCYTKVKKETEEIQAKIQEKLGINPIENDVVVLYKGETLPDEPKEFWKGKRIIEMKKERPQWFSKNLLQKTTQKPSKSTEIKPTDLA comes from the exons ATGATTCCACGTCTAACTCATGTTATGCAACTGGTGAAAAATGTGGAAAGGAATTTATTTCATATGTTTGGTTATCCACCTAAAG AGCTGGCGTTAGCTTACGTCCATGAGAAGAAACCAATCACATACCCAAAAAAGTTCTCAATTAAGGACATAGTTGGAGATGGGTTGCTGCTGGCTGTACCCAAGTTCCGAAGAACTATTGAAAAGAAGTTAAAGAGAAAATTTGGTTCACCTGAATATGTATGGAAAATGCTTGTTcccaaaaataacatcaaagtttgtcaaaactgtGGGCATCATCATGAAAAAGGAAGATTAtgtg AACACTGCTACACAAAAGTTAAGAAAGAGACAGAAGAAATTCAGGCTAAAATTCAGGAGAAGCTTGGTATCAATCCAATTGAGAACGATGTTGTAGTTTTGTATAAAGGGGAAACTCTTCCTGATGAG CCTAAAGAGTTCTGGAAAGGAAAAAGAATTATCGAGATGAAAAAGGAACGGCCACAATGGTTCAGCAAGAATCTTCTCCAGAAAACAACACAAAAGCCTTCCAAATCAACTGAAATTAAACCTACAGACTtagcttaa